One region of Agelaius phoeniceus isolate bAgePho1 chromosome W unlocalized genomic scaffold, bAgePho1.hap1 SUPER_W_unloc_1, whole genome shotgun sequence genomic DNA includes:
- the LOC143692398 gene encoding serine/threonine-protein kinase pim-1-like, which produces MPFKETPFSRGPLPGVPLLSPPPSPLPGRAMPPARPRPRAGLPRARPRPSRRALASARLWPYWRWRCWAGVSAWCGGGIAALRLRLARARPRTRREVPSRSRPRPRPRPRPRPRPRLLPGPAEDTGGAAAPAASAGASPARAPPLGSAAAGPEPPGPGAGGDARPGPLGGRSGAVAGPGPSADSRVSPAGKAQEALQERYRLVSLLGRGGFGSVFAATRLSDGAPVAIKRVPRDRIRHWGELPDGSSAPLEIVLLAKVSRGCAAVIQLLEWLELPDSFLLVLERPERCQELSGFLAERGFLPEEEARALFRQVLEAVRHCTACGVLHRDIKPENILLDLASGQLKLIDFGCGAFLQDTAYTQFAGTLSYSPPEWIQHQRYHGEAATIWSLGLLLCHLVMGKHPFRRGQEIIRGRILFPRWLSQECQDIIKRCLSMQPSDRPSLEELFCHPWVQGVPLP; this is translated from the exons atgccttttaaggaga cacccttctctcggggtcccttgcccggcgtccctctcctctccccgcctccctctcccctgccgggccgggccatgcccccggcccgtccccggccccgggcggggctgccccgtgcccggccccggccgtcccgccgcgctctcgcctccgcccggctctggccgtactggcggtggcgctgctgggcgggcgtcagtgcctggtgcgggggcggcatcgccgcccttcggctccgcctggcccgagcccggccccggacccgaCGTGAAGTCCCGTCCCGatcccggcctcggccccggccccgaccccgtccccgtccccggccccggctcctcccggggcccgcggaggacacaggcggcgcggccgctcccgccgcctccgctggggcttccccggcccgagctccgccgctcggcagcgcggccgccggccctgaGCCGCCGGGGCCCGGGGCGGGTGGGGatgcccggcccgggccgctcggggggcgctcgggggccgttgctggccccgggccgagcgctgacagccgcgtctcgcccgcagggaaggcgcaggaggccctgcaggagcggtaccgcCTGgtttcgctgctggggcgcggcggcttcggcagcgtcttcgcggccacgcggctctcggacggcgccccg gtggccatcaaacgCGTGCCGCGGGATCGcatccggcactggggcgagctg cccgacggcagcagcgcgccgctggagatcgtgctgctggccaaggtgtcCCGTGGCTGTGCCGCTGTcattcagctcctggagtggctcGAGCTCCCCGACAgcttcctgctggtgctggagcgtCCGGAGCGGTGCCAGGAGCTCTCGGGTTTCCTGGCGGAGCGGGGGTTCCTGCCGGAGGAGGAGGCGCgggcgctgttccgccaggtgctggaggccgtgcggcactgcaccgcctgcggggtcctgcacagggacatcaagcccgagaacatcctgctcgacctggccaGCGGGCAGCTGAAACTcatcgactttggctgtggcgcCTTCCTCcaagacacagcctacacccagtttgcag GAACCCTGTCCTACAGCCCACCAGAGTGGATCCAGCACCAACGCTACCACGGCGAGGCAGcgacgatctggtccctgggcctcctgctgtgccacctggTCATGGGCaagcacccgttcaggaggggccaggAGATCATCCGGGGGCGGATCTTGTTCCCACGatggctctctcaag AGTGCCAGGATATCATTAAGAGGTGTTTGTCCATGCAACCCTCAGACAGGCCATCCTTAGAAGAGCTTTTCTGTCATCCTTGGGTGCAGGGTGTTCCTCTGCCCTAG